Proteins from a genomic interval of Ghiorsea bivora:
- the rsxC gene encoding electron transport complex subunit RsxC, with protein MSKLLEMLKGLGEQLHLKPQHSFTGGVHPQELKKTAGLPSMTCPLPKQIILPMKQHIGDACEPLVKVGDHVLRGQQIAKSQGYLSVPVHASTSGTVTKIEDHVIAHPSGLGLPCIFIEPDGKDEVDESLYPLPNYRSADPIELRERIRSAGLAGLGGAAFPTFIKLVLDQQNKIETVVLNGIECEPWLTNDHQLMLEKAHEIVTGMDILMHMVGSQQGIIAIEDNKMDTVEVMQKTLVDMGLDASVRIEVLPTKYPQGGEKQLIQVLTGKEVPAGRLPIQVGVLSQNVGTSKAIYDAVCLGEALTERMMTVSGDALPNPTNMRVRLGTPVAWLLEQCGLDDTDGIKVIHGGPMMGDILTDMRIPVVKASNGILAMRISTLMQAHHQEDPCIRCGDCGDVCPAGLMPNLLAVHCKEEQFERAEDYNLFDCIECGACSYVCPSHIPLVHYFRFGKGKVAQIRREKAFAEESRKRSETRDARIAQELAEKEEKRRIAKEKKEARAKALAEKQAQEAAEGETKKPEAES; from the coding sequence ATGTCTAAGTTGCTTGAGATGCTTAAAGGGCTGGGTGAACAGCTGCACCTTAAACCACAACACAGCTTCACGGGTGGTGTTCATCCACAAGAGTTGAAAAAGACGGCAGGTTTACCAAGCATGACTTGCCCGCTGCCTAAACAAATAATTTTGCCCATGAAACAACATATTGGTGATGCTTGTGAACCCTTGGTTAAGGTGGGGGATCATGTGTTGCGCGGGCAACAAATTGCGAAATCTCAAGGTTATTTATCCGTGCCTGTGCATGCATCAACCTCTGGCACGGTAACAAAAATTGAAGATCATGTGATTGCACATCCATCAGGTTTGGGTTTACCATGTATTTTTATCGAACCTGATGGCAAAGATGAGGTAGATGAGTCTTTGTATCCACTACCCAATTACCGCAGTGCGGACCCTATTGAACTGCGTGAGCGAATCAGAAGTGCAGGTTTAGCCGGTTTGGGTGGAGCAGCTTTTCCGACATTTATCAAACTGGTATTGGATCAACAAAATAAAATTGAAACGGTTGTACTTAATGGTATTGAGTGTGAACCTTGGTTAACCAATGACCATCAACTCATGTTGGAAAAAGCGCATGAGATTGTCACAGGCATGGATATTTTGATGCATATGGTAGGCTCACAGCAGGGTATTATTGCCATTGAAGACAACAAAATGGATACCGTAGAAGTGATGCAGAAAACCTTGGTTGATATGGGGCTTGATGCAAGTGTACGTATTGAAGTATTGCCCACCAAATACCCACAAGGCGGTGAAAAACAGCTGATTCAAGTGTTGACGGGTAAAGAAGTTCCTGCAGGTCGGTTGCCTATTCAGGTTGGCGTGCTTTCGCAAAATGTAGGTACAAGCAAAGCCATTTATGATGCGGTTTGTTTGGGCGAAGCTTTAACTGAGCGTATGATGACAGTGAGTGGAGATGCCTTGCCCAACCCAACCAATATGCGTGTGCGTTTGGGTACACCTGTTGCATGGCTGCTTGAGCAATGTGGTTTAGATGATACGGATGGCATTAAAGTGATTCACGGTGGCCCGATGATGGGTGATATTTTAACAGATATGCGTATCCCTGTGGTTAAGGCGAGTAATGGTATTCTTGCTATGCGTATATCAACATTGATGCAAGCACATCACCAAGAAGACCCGTGTATTCGTTGTGGGGATTGTGGTGATGTATGTCCTGCAGGTTTGATGCCCAATTTGTTGGCTGTGCATTGCAAAGAAGAACAGTTTGAAAGAGCTGAAGATTACAATCTTTTTGATTGTATTGAGTGTGGTGCATGCAGCTATGTTTGCCCATCGCATATTCCTTTGGTGCATTATTTCCGTTTTGGTAAAGGAAAAGTGGCACAAATTCGCCGTGAAAAAGCGTTTGCTGAAGAGTCACGCAAACGCTCTGAAACGCGTGATGCACGCATTGCGCAAGAGCTGGCTGAAAAAGAAGAAAAACGCCGTATCGCCAAAGAGAAAAAAGAAGCAAGAGCTAAGGCTTTGGCAGAAAAACAAGCCCAA
- the rsxB gene encoding electron transport complex subunit RsxB has protein sequence MHVFYAILIFAGLALLIGVTLALASRYFHVEGDPLADNIDALLPQTQCGQCGYPGCRPYANAVASQEADVNQCVPGGERTMQEIASIMGVEPKEIEEEETAPMVAYIREDECIGCTLCIKACPVDCIIGAPKQYHTIIADQCTGCTLCLEPCPVDCIEMVEVLEPLEHWSWPVPGTLRAQVAEQRRAVHHEEEHV, from the coding sequence ATGCATGTTTTTTATGCGATTCTCATTTTTGCAGGTCTTGCTTTGTTGATTGGCGTGACATTGGCTTTAGCATCACGGTATTTCCATGTGGAAGGTGACCCTTTGGCGGATAATATCGATGCCTTGTTGCCACAGACACAATGTGGTCAATGTGGTTATCCCGGTTGCCGCCCCTATGCCAATGCAGTTGCGTCACAGGAAGCAGATGTGAATCAGTGCGTGCCTGGTGGTGAGCGCACCATGCAAGAAATCGCTAGTATTATGGGTGTGGAACCTAAAGAAATTGAAGAAGAAGAAACTGCCCCTATGGTTGCGTATATTCGAGAAGATGAATGTATTGGTTGCACGCTTTGTATTAAAGCCTGTCCTGTGGACTGTATTATTGGCGCACCCAAACAATACCATACAATTATTGCAGATCAGTGTACGGGTTGTACATTATGCTTGGAGCCATGCCCTGTGGACTGCATTGAAATGGTGGAAGTGCTAGAGCCTTTAGAGCATTGGTCTTGGCCTGTGCCAGGCACGTTGCGTGCTCAAGTGGCAGAGCAACGTAGAGCGGTTCACCATGAGGAAGAACATGTCTAA